A section of the Streptomyces sp. CG1 genome encodes:
- a CDS encoding response regulator — translation MPGASGRVLVVDDNKVIRQLIRVNLELEGLEVVTAADGAECLDVVHQVRPDVVTLDVVMPRLDGLRTAARLRADPRTHHLPLAIISACTQYEVDTGLDVRVDAFLAKPFEPAELVRLVKQLIERGGGEDGGGSEDGGEGHRGGGGDGSGGGGDGDSDEEPGGGVGGVSGGVSDGVSGRISSGG, via the coding sequence GTGCCAGGCGCCTCCGGCCGGGTGCTTGTTGTGGACGACAACAAGGTCATCCGGCAGCTGATCAGGGTCAATCTCGAGCTGGAAGGGCTCGAGGTCGTGACCGCGGCCGACGGTGCCGAGTGTCTGGACGTGGTGCACCAGGTGCGGCCCGATGTCGTGACGCTCGACGTCGTCATGCCCCGGCTGGACGGCCTGCGCACCGCCGCGCGCCTCCGCGCCGATCCCCGTACGCATCATCTGCCCCTCGCCATCATCAGCGCGTGCACGCAGTACGAGGTCGACACCGGCCTCGACGTTCGCGTGGACGCCTTCCTCGCCAAGCCCTTCGAACCCGCCGAACTCGTCCGTCTCGTCAAGCAGCTCATCGAGCGCGGAGGCGGTGAAGACGGCGGAGGCAGCGAGGACGGGGGAGAAGGGCATCGCGGCGGAGGCGGGGATGGGAGCGGCGGGGGCGGAGATGGCGACAGCGACGAGGAGCCTGGCGGGGGCGTCGGTGGGGTTTCCGGTGGAGTCTCCGATGGCGTTTCTGGGCGGATTTCGTCCGGCGGTTAG
- the nrtL gene encoding ArgS-related anticodon-binding protein NrtL — protein MTPVELSRTVLHAVRCAVDDGELSVTVPERVVVTEPGPGGCGDFATNVALQLARPAGQPPRRVAEILRERLVGADGIRDVVVTGPGFLNITLEAQADPVTGLVREIRDRGAEYGHGDALAGKVVALRVPYEVRAEVVADAVVRIVATQGGRATVEHAEPVNLRPVPAPEDPAPLGPDAAQWALLHPAPHDRPRITADHLVQRESNPLFRVRYAHARIRSLSRNAARLGFTAEPGPVHIDRGNGAIDAHVPIDADVVIDTGINTESDVGSTTGNTPHPLLTPLADHPRILAAAATHRAPDRLARHLVTVADAVLPFLPCVLPCGEEKPSAAHRARLALAEAAGTVLAGGLSLLGIDAPEHL, from the coding sequence GTGACCCCCGTCGAGCTGTCCCGCACCGTGTTGCACGCGGTGCGTTGTGCTGTGGATGACGGGGAGCTGAGTGTGACCGTGCCCGAGCGAGTCGTGGTGACCGAGCCGGGGCCCGGGGGGTGCGGGGACTTCGCCACCAATGTCGCCCTGCAGCTCGCCCGGCCGGCCGGGCAGCCGCCGCGGCGGGTCGCCGAGATTCTGCGGGAGCGGCTCGTCGGTGCCGACGGTATTCGCGACGTCGTCGTCACCGGGCCGGGCTTTCTCAACATCACCCTCGAAGCTCAGGCCGACCCCGTCACCGGGCTCGTCCGGGAGATCCGGGACCGCGGTGCCGAGTACGGGCACGGTGACGCCCTCGCCGGGAAGGTGGTCGCGTTGCGCGTGCCGTACGAGGTCCGGGCGGAGGTGGTCGCCGACGCCGTCGTACGCATCGTCGCCACGCAGGGCGGGCGGGCCACGGTCGAGCATGCCGAGCCCGTCAATCTGCGGCCCGTGCCCGCGCCCGAGGACCCCGCGCCGCTCGGACCCGACGCCGCCCAGTGGGCCCTGCTCCACCCGGCCCCGCACGACCGGCCCCGGATCACTGCCGATCACCTGGTCCAGCGGGAGAGCAATCCGCTGTTCCGGGTGCGGTACGCCCACGCCCGCATCCGGTCCCTCAGCCGCAACGCCGCCCGCCTGGGCTTCACCGCCGAGCCCGGCCCGGTACACATCGACCGGGGCAACGGCGCCATCGATGCCCACGTCCCCATCGATGCCGACGTCGTCATCGATACCGGCATCAACACCGAAAGCGACGTCGGCTCCACCACCGGCAACACCCCTCACCCCCTCCTCACCCCCCTGGCCGACCACCCCCGTATCCTCGCCGCGGCCGCCACCCACCGTGCCCCGGACCGGCTTGCCCGGCATCTCGTCACCGTCGCCGATGCCGTGCTGCCCTTCCTGCCCTGTGTGCTTCCGTGCGGCGAGGAGAAACCCTCGGCCGCCCACCGCGCCCGGCTCGCCCTCGCCGAAGCCGCCGGGACGGTGCTGGCCGGTGGCCTGTCCCTGCTCGGCATCGACGCACCCGAACACCTCTGA
- the lysA gene encoding diaminopimelate decarboxylase, with protein MSRSAHPAGPRHADVLTEGHYAAPPADLNVLDPKVWAQTVARNADGVVTVGGITATQLAEEYGTPAYILDEADFRARARAWRTAFGAGADVFYAGKAFLSRAVVRWLHEEGLNLDVCSGGELATALSAGMPAERIAFHGNNKSAEEIRRAIEAGVGRIVLDSFQEIVRVAHIAQSLGKRQRVQIRITVGVEAHTHEFIATAHEDQKFGIPLAGGEAAEAVRRALQLDGLELIGIHSHIGSQIFDMSGFEVAAHRVVGLLKDIRDEHGVELPEIDLGGGLGIAYTSDDDPREPHEIAKALTEIVTRECESARLRTPRISVEPGRAIVGPTAFTLYEVGTVKPLDGLRTYVSVDGGMSDNIRTALYDAEYSVALVSRTSDAEPMLARVVGKHCESGDIVVKDAFLPADLAPGDLVAVPATGAYCRSMASNYNHVLRPPVVAVKDGEARVIVRRETEEDLLRLDVG; from the coding sequence ATGAGCCGTTCCGCCCACCCCGCCGGGCCCCGTCACGCCGACGTCCTGACCGAGGGGCACTACGCCGCGCCGCCCGCCGACCTCAACGTCCTCGACCCGAAGGTCTGGGCCCAGACCGTCGCCCGTAACGCCGACGGTGTCGTCACCGTCGGCGGGATCACCGCCACCCAGCTCGCCGAGGAGTACGGCACCCCCGCCTACATCCTCGACGAGGCCGACTTCCGGGCCCGGGCGCGCGCCTGGCGCACCGCCTTCGGGGCCGGCGCCGATGTCTTCTACGCCGGCAAGGCGTTCCTGTCCCGGGCCGTCGTGCGGTGGCTCCACGAGGAGGGGCTCAACCTGGATGTGTGCTCCGGAGGGGAGTTGGCCACCGCTCTCTCCGCCGGGATGCCCGCCGAGCGCATCGCCTTCCACGGCAACAACAAGTCCGCAGAAGAGATCCGGCGTGCCATCGAGGCCGGCGTCGGGCGGATCGTGCTCGACTCCTTCCAGGAGATCGTGCGGGTCGCCCACATCGCGCAGTCCCTCGGCAAGCGGCAGAGGGTCCAGATCCGGATCACCGTCGGCGTGGAGGCTCACACGCATGAGTTCATCGCCACCGCTCACGAGGACCAGAAGTTCGGGATTCCGCTCGCCGGGGGGGAGGCGGCGGAAGCCGTGCGGCGGGCACTGCAACTCGACGGGCTCGAGCTGATCGGGATCCACTCCCACATCGGGTCGCAGATCTTCGACATGTCCGGCTTCGAGGTCGCCGCGCACCGGGTCGTCGGGCTGCTCAAGGACATCCGGGACGAGCACGGGGTCGAACTGCCCGAGATCGATCTGGGGGGTGGGCTCGGCATCGCCTACACCAGCGACGACGACCCGCGCGAGCCGCACGAGATCGCCAAGGCGCTCACCGAGATCGTCACGCGCGAGTGCGAGTCCGCCCGGCTGCGCACGCCCCGCATCTCCGTCGAGCCCGGGCGCGCCATCGTCGGGCCGACCGCGTTCACCCTCTACGAGGTCGGCACCGTCAAGCCGCTGGACGGGCTGCGCACCTATGTCTCCGTCGACGGCGGTATGTCCGACAATATTCGGACGGCGTTGTACGACGCCGAGTACAGCGTCGCCCTCGTCTCGCGCACCAGCGACGCCGAGCCGATGCTCGCGCGTGTCGTCGGCAAGCACTGCGAGAGCGGGGACATCGTCGTGAAGGACGCGTTCCTGCCGGCCGATCTGGCGCCGGGCGATCTCGTCGCCGTACCGGCCACGGGTGCGTACTGCCGGTCCATGGCCAGCAACTACAACCATGTGCTGCGGCCGCCGGTCGTCGCCGTCAAGGACGGCGAGGCCCGGGTGATCGTCCGGCGGGAGACGGAGGAGGATCTGCTGCGTCTCGACGTGGGGTGA
- a CDS encoding homoserine dehydrogenase, giving the protein MMRTRPLKVALLGCGVVGSEVARIMTTHADDLAQRIGAPVELAGVAVRRPSKVREGIPQELVTSDATALVKRGDIDVVVEVIGGIEPARTLITTAFEHGASVVSANKALLAQDGAALHAVAEENDKDLYYEAAVAGAIPLIRPLRESLAGDKVNRVLGIVNGTTNFILDKMDSTGAGYQEALDEATALGYAEADPTADVEGFDAAAKAAILAGIAFHTRVRLDDVYREGMTEVTAADFRSAKEMGCTIKLLAICERSQDGASVTARVHPAMIPLTHPLASVRGAYNAVFVESDAAGQLMFYGPGAGGAPTASAVLGDLVAVCRNRLNGATGPGESSYAALTVSPMGEVVTRYHISLDVADKPGVLAQVATVFAEHGVSIDTVRQQGKDGEASLVVVTHRASDASLSGTVEALRKLDTVRGVASIMRVEGE; this is encoded by the coding sequence ATGATGCGTACGCGTCCGCTGAAGGTGGCGCTGCTGGGCTGTGGAGTGGTCGGCTCAGAGGTGGCGCGCATCATGACGACGCACGCCGACGACCTCGCCCAGAGGATCGGCGCCCCGGTGGAACTCGCGGGCGTTGCCGTACGACGGCCCTCCAAGGTCCGCGAGGGCATTCCGCAGGAACTGGTCACCAGCGATGCCACCGCCCTCGTCAAACGCGGGGACATCGACGTGGTGGTCGAGGTGATCGGGGGGATCGAGCCCGCCCGGACGCTCATCACCACCGCCTTCGAGCACGGCGCCTCCGTCGTCTCCGCCAACAAGGCGCTGCTGGCCCAGGACGGTGCCGCCCTGCACGCCGTGGCGGAGGAGAACGACAAGGACCTCTACTACGAGGCCGCCGTCGCCGGTGCCATCCCGCTGATCCGCCCGCTGCGCGAGTCCCTCGCCGGCGACAAGGTCAACCGGGTGCTGGGGATCGTCAACGGCACCACCAACTTCATCCTCGACAAGATGGACTCCACGGGCGCCGGCTATCAGGAGGCCCTGGACGAGGCCACCGCCCTCGGGTACGCCGAGGCCGACCCGACCGCCGACGTCGAGGGCTTCGACGCCGCCGCCAAGGCCGCCATCCTCGCCGGGATCGCCTTCCACACGCGCGTGCGCCTCGACGACGTCTACCGCGAGGGCATGACCGAGGTCACCGCCGCCGACTTCCGCTCGGCGAAGGAGATGGGCTGCACCATCAAGCTGCTCGCCATCTGCGAGCGCTCACAGGACGGGGCGTCCGTCACCGCGCGCGTGCACCCCGCGATGATTCCGCTGACCCACCCGCTCGCCTCCGTGCGCGGCGCGTACAACGCCGTCTTCGTGGAGTCCGACGCGGCCGGGCAGCTCATGTTCTACGGCCCCGGCGCGGGCGGCGCTCCCACCGCCTCCGCCGTGCTCGGCGACCTCGTCGCCGTCTGCCGTAACCGGCTCAACGGCGCAACGGGGCCCGGTGAGTCGTCGTATGCCGCCCTGACCGTCTCGCCCATGGGCGAGGTCGTCACGCGCTACCACATCAGCCTCGACGTCGCGGACAAACCGGGTGTTCTCGCCCAGGTCGCGACCGTGTTCGCCGAGCACGGGGTGTCGATCGATACGGTGCGCCAGCAGGGCAAGGACGGCGAGGCCTCCCTCGTCGTCGTCACCCACCGCGCGTCCGACGCCTCCCTGTCCGGGACCGTCGAGGCGCTGCGCAAGCTCGACACCGTGCGGGGTGTCGCCAGCATCATGCGGGTTGAAGGAGAGTAA
- the thrC gene encoding threonine synthase translates to MTHQWRGIIEEYRDRLPVSDTTPVVTLREGGTPLVPAQVLSERTGCEVHLKVEGANPTGSFKDRGMTMAISKAKEEGAKAVICASTGNTSASAAAYAVRAGMVSAVLVPQGKIALGKMGQALVHGAKILQVDGNFDDCLTLARALSENYPVALVNSVNPVRIEGQKTAAFEIVDMLGDAPDIHVLPVGNAGNITAYWKGYKEYAADGIASRTPRMWGFQASGSAPIVRGEVVKDPSTIATAIRIGNPASWQYALAARDESGGAIDEVTDREILRAYRLLAAQEGVFVEPASAASVAGLLKAAEQGRVDPGQRIVCTVTGNGLKDPDWAVAGAPQPVTVPVDAAAAAERLGLG, encoded by the coding sequence ATGACCCACCAGTGGCGCGGAATCATCGAGGAGTACCGGGACCGGCTGCCGGTATCCGACACCACGCCGGTCGTGACGCTCCGCGAGGGCGGTACGCCCCTCGTGCCCGCGCAGGTGCTCTCCGAGCGCACGGGCTGTGAGGTCCACCTGAAGGTGGAGGGGGCCAACCCCACCGGATCCTTCAAGGACCGGGGCATGACCATGGCCATCTCCAAGGCCAAGGAGGAGGGGGCCAAGGCCGTCATCTGTGCCTCCACCGGCAACACCTCCGCCTCGGCGGCCGCGTATGCGGTGCGTGCGGGCATGGTTTCGGCCGTTCTCGTGCCGCAGGGCAAGATCGCGCTCGGCAAGATGGGCCAGGCCCTCGTGCACGGCGCGAAGATCCTCCAGGTCGACGGCAACTTCGACGACTGCCTCACCCTCGCTCGCGCGCTGAGCGAGAACTACCCGGTGGCACTGGTCAATTCGGTCAACCCGGTGCGTATCGAGGGCCAGAAGACGGCCGCTTTCGAGATCGTGGACATGCTCGGTGACGCACCTGACATCCACGTCCTGCCGGTGGGCAACGCGGGCAACATCACCGCCTACTGGAAGGGTTACAAGGAGTACGCCGCCGACGGCATCGCCTCCAGGACCCCGCGGATGTGGGGGTTCCAGGCCTCCGGCAGCGCCCCGATCGTGCGCGGTGAGGTCGTCAAGGACCCGTCGACCATCGCCACCGCCATCCGCATCGGCAACCCGGCCTCCTGGCAGTACGCCCTCGCCGCACGCGACGAGTCGGGCGGCGCCATCGACGAGGTGACGGACCGTGAAATCCTGCGCGCCTACCGCCTGTTGGCCGCGCAGGAGGGCGTCTTCGTGGAGCCCGCCTCCGCCGCCTCCGTGGCCGGTCTGCTGAAGGCCGCCGAGCAGGGCAGGGTCGACCCGGGGCAGCGCATCGTGTGCACCGTCACCGGCAACGGCCTCAAGGACCCCGACTGGGCCGTCGCCGGCGCCCCGCAGCCGGTCACCGTCCCGGTCGACGCGGCCGCCGCGGCCGAGCGCCTCGGCCTGGGCTGA
- the thrB gene encoding homoserine kinase translates to MAGPAFRAAAVRVRVPATSANLGPGFDALGLALGLYDDVVVRVADSGLHIDIAGEGSETLPRDESHLLIRSLRTAFDLLGGQPRGLEIVCANRIPHGRGLGSSSAAICAGIVAARAVTIGGEARLDDAALLELATEIEGHPDNVAACLLGGFTLSWMESGAARAIRMEPGDSIVPVVFVPGKPVLTETARGLLPRTVPHVDAAVNAGRAALLVEALTRRPELLLPATEDRLHQEYRAPAMPESAALVERLRADGIPAVISGAGPTVMALADADSADKVAHLAGAGWAANRLDLDVQGASVLPLAT, encoded by the coding sequence ATGGCCGGTCCAGCGTTCCGCGCCGCCGCCGTCCGGGTGCGCGTTCCCGCCACCAGCGCCAATCTCGGCCCGGGCTTCGATGCCCTCGGCCTCGCGCTGGGGCTCTACGACGACGTGGTCGTCCGGGTGGCCGACTCCGGGCTGCACATCGACATCGCGGGGGAGGGCAGCGAGACCCTCCCGCGTGACGAGTCTCACCTCCTCATCCGCTCCCTGCGCACCGCCTTCGATCTGCTGGGCGGACAGCCCCGCGGCCTGGAGATCGTCTGCGCCAACCGCATTCCGCACGGCCGGGGCCTCGGCTCCTCCTCCGCCGCCATCTGCGCCGGCATCGTCGCCGCCCGCGCGGTGACCATAGGCGGCGAGGCCCGCCTGGACGACGCGGCACTGCTGGAACTGGCCACGGAGATCGAGGGCCACCCGGACAACGTGGCCGCCTGTCTGCTCGGCGGTTTCACCCTGTCCTGGATGGAGTCCGGCGCCGCCCGGGCGATCAGGATGGAGCCCGGTGATTCCATCGTTCCGGTGGTTTTCGTGCCCGGAAAGCCGGTGCTGACCGAAACCGCGCGCGGCCTGCTGCCGCGGACCGTGCCGCACGTCGACGCCGCCGTCAACGCGGGCCGTGCCGCCCTGCTCGTCGAAGCCCTCACCCGGCGCCCCGAGCTGCTGCTGCCCGCCACCGAGGACCGCCTCCACCAGGAGTACCGCGCCCCGGCCATGCCGGAGAGCGCCGCGCTGGTGGAGCGGCTGCGCGCCGACGGCATCCCGGCCGTCATCTCGGGCGCGGGACCCACCGTCATGGCGCTGGCCGACGCCGACAGCGCCGACAAGGTCGCCCACCTCGCAGGTGCGGGCTGGGCGGCGAACCGGCTGGACCTCGATGTCCAGGGAGCGAGCGTGCTGCCGCTTGCGACCTGA
- the rho gene encoding transcription termination factor Rho, producing the protein MSDTTDLMGARVEETAAAPATDASAPATGAGSRRRRGTGLEGMVLAELQQVASGLGIRGTARMRKSQLIEVIKEAQAAGGAAPKAEPATETKPKRRATSKARTGEAADGEKKAEAPAEKAVAQQQIEIPGQPASDEAPTERRRRRATAEAGSPAASGAETVAAEAKAEPKAETPAQQPQQGEAAKGDAGDGEGRGRRDRRERGRDRDRRGKGDDQQGGQRQQQGGQQQGGGRQERDRQQQDDDDFEGGRRGRRGRYRDRRGRRGRDDVAEPQLAEDDVLIPVAGILDILDNYAFIRTSGYLPGPNDVYVSLAQVRKNGLRKGDHITGAVRQPKEGERREKFNALVRLDSVNGMAPEHGRGRPEFNKLTPLYPQDRLRLETDPGVLTTRIIDLVSPIGKGQRGLIVAPPKTGKTMIMQAIANAITHNNPECHLMVVLVDERPEEVTDMQRSVKGEVISSTFDRPAEDHTTVAELAIERAKRLVELGHDVVVLLDSITRLGRAYNLAAPASGRILSGGVDSTALYPPKRFFGAARNIEDGGSLTILATALVDTGSRMDEVIFEEFKGTGNMELKLDRKLADKRIFPAVDVDASGTRKEEILLGNEELSVVWKLRRVLHALDQQQAIELLLDKMKQTKSNVEFLMQIQKTTPTPGNGD; encoded by the coding sequence GTGAGCGACACCACCGATCTGATGGGCGCACGTGTCGAGGAGACCGCTGCCGCGCCCGCCACGGACGCCTCCGCGCCTGCCACCGGTGCCGGCTCCCGGCGGCGCCGCGGTACCGGCCTCGAGGGCATGGTGCTGGCCGAGCTGCAGCAGGTCGCCTCGGGCCTGGGCATCAGGGGCACCGCGCGGATGCGCAAGAGCCAGCTGATCGAGGTCATCAAGGAGGCGCAGGCCGCCGGGGGTGCCGCCCCCAAGGCCGAGCCGGCCACCGAGACCAAGCCCAAGCGCCGCGCCACCTCCAAGGCCCGTACGGGTGAGGCCGCCGACGGCGAGAAGAAGGCCGAGGCTCCGGCCGAGAAGGCCGTGGCCCAGCAGCAGATCGAGATCCCCGGCCAGCCCGCCAGCGACGAGGCGCCGACCGAGCGCCGGCGTCGCCGCGCCACCGCCGAGGCCGGCAGCCCCGCCGCGAGCGGCGCCGAGACCGTCGCCGCCGAGGCCAAGGCCGAGCCCAAGGCCGAGACGCCCGCTCAGCAGCCCCAGCAGGGCGAGGCCGCCAAGGGCGACGCCGGTGACGGCGAGGGCCGTGGCCGCCGCGACCGCCGTGAGCGCGGCCGGGACCGCGACCGCCGTGGCAAGGGCGACGACCAGCAGGGCGGCCAGCGTCAGCAGCAGGGCGGCCAGCAGCAGGGCGGCGGCCGTCAGGAGCGGGACCGCCAGCAGCAGGACGACGACGACTTCGAGGGCGGCCGCCGGGGCCGTCGTGGCCGCTACCGCGACCGCCGTGGCCGCCGTGGCCGCGACGACGTCGCCGAGCCGCAGCTCGCCGAGGACGACGTCCTGATCCCCGTCGCGGGCATCCTGGACATCCTCGACAACTACGCGTTCATCCGGACGTCCGGCTACCTCCCGGGTCCGAACGACGTGTACGTCTCCCTCGCCCAGGTCCGCAAGAACGGTCTGCGCAAGGGTGACCACATCACGGGTGCGGTCCGCCAGCCGAAGGAGGGCGAGCGCCGCGAGAAGTTCAACGCCCTCGTCCGCCTCGACTCCGTCAACGGCATGGCGCCCGAACACGGCCGTGGCCGCCCGGAGTTCAACAAGCTGACCCCGCTCTACCCGCAGGACCGGCTCCGCCTGGAGACGGACCCGGGTGTGCTCACCACCCGCATCATCGACCTGGTCTCGCCGATCGGTAAGGGCCAGCGCGGTCTGATCGTGGCCCCGCCGAAGACCGGCAAGACCATGATCATGCAGGCGATCGCCAACGCGATCACGCACAACAACCCCGAGTGCCACCTGATGGTCGTCCTCGTCGACGAGCGTCCCGAAGAGGTCACCGACATGCAGCGGTCGGTCAAGGGCGAGGTCATCTCCTCGACCTTCGACCGCCCGGCCGAGGACCACACCACGGTCGCCGAGCTGGCGATCGAGCGGGCGAAGCGGCTGGTCGAGCTGGGGCATGACGTGGTGGTGCTTCTCGACTCCATCACGCGTCTGGGCCGTGCGTACAACCTGGCTGCGCCTGCCTCCGGCCGCATCCTGTCCGGTGGTGTCGACTCGACCGCGCTGTACCCGCCGAAGCGGTTCTTCGGTGCGGCGCGGAACATCGAGGACGGCGGTTCGCTGACCATCCTGGCCACGGCTCTTGTCGACACCGGGTCCCGCATGGACGAGGTGATCTTCGAGGAGTTCAAGGGCACGGGCAACATGGAGCTGAAGCTCGACCGCAAGCTCGCCGACAAGCGGATCTTCCCGGCTGTGGACGTGGACGCTTCCGGTACGCGTAAGGAAGAGATTCTGCTCGGCAACGAGGAGCTGTCCGTCGTCTGGAAGCTCCGTCGTGTGCTGCATGCGCTTGACCAGCAGCAGGCTATCGAGCTGCTGCTCGACAAGATGAAGCAGACGAAGTCGAACGTCGAGTTCCTGATGCAGATTCAGAAGACAACGCCGACGCCGGGTAACGGAGACTGA
- a CDS encoding LCP family protein, whose protein sequence is MSAESTPEPVISEPGETGPRKGGKGRRRKARSKSRKALLVTAWTVAGVVVLGGAGFGYVYFKLNGNIKSVDIDQALGNDRPRKIDNGSENILVLGSDSRSGTNKKIGGGVDDGSARSDTAMIVHVYEGHKKASVVSIPRDTLIDRPACTDAKGTAHPAESGAMFNESYGTGGAACAVKTVESITGIRMDHYLEVDFSGFQKLIDGLGGVPVTTTRNIDDPNSHLTLQAGTHTLDGRQALGLVRTRHGVGDGSDLGRIQLQQAFVKALLDQVKNVGVFSNPKKLYDLADTATKTVTTDSHLGSVNSLIDFADGLKGISTKHMTMVTMPVQYDPADPNRVLLEKTKAQLVWDALKNDQPIPRTATQGTATGEAKDVVSS, encoded by the coding sequence GTGTCCGCCGAGAGCACGCCGGAGCCCGTCATATCCGAGCCGGGCGAGACCGGTCCCCGCAAGGGTGGCAAGGGCCGCCGCCGCAAGGCCCGCAGCAAGAGCCGCAAGGCCCTGCTCGTCACGGCCTGGACGGTCGCCGGTGTGGTCGTACTGGGCGGTGCGGGCTTCGGGTACGTGTACTTCAAGCTCAACGGCAACATCAAGAGCGTCGACATCGACCAGGCCCTCGGCAACGACCGGCCCAGGAAGATCGACAACGGCTCCGAGAACATCCTGGTCCTCGGCTCGGACAGCCGCTCCGGCACCAACAAGAAGATCGGCGGCGGCGTCGACGACGGCAGCGCCCGCTCCGACACGGCGATGATCGTCCATGTCTACGAGGGCCACAAGAAGGCCAGCGTGGTCTCCATCCCGCGGGACACCCTGATCGACCGCCCGGCCTGCACCGACGCCAAGGGCACCGCCCACCCCGCCGAGTCCGGCGCGATGTTCAACGAGTCCTACGGCACCGGTGGCGCGGCCTGCGCGGTGAAGACCGTCGAGTCCATCACCGGTATCCGCATGGACCACTACCTGGAGGTCGACTTCTCGGGCTTCCAGAAGCTCATCGACGGCCTCGGCGGCGTCCCGGTCACGACGACCAGGAACATCGACGACCCGAACAGCCACCTGACCCTCCAGGCCGGCACCCACACCCTCGACGGCCGGCAGGCCCTCGGTCTGGTCCGTACCCGGCACGGCGTCGGCGACGGCTCCGACCTGGGCCGCATCCAGCTCCAGCAGGCCTTCGTCAAGGCGCTGCTCGACCAGGTCAAGAACGTCGGCGTCTTCAGCAACCCCAAGAAGCTGTACGACCTCGCCGACACCGCCACCAAGACCGTCACCACCGACTCCCACCTCGGCTCGGTCAACTCCCTGATCGACTTCGCGGACGGCCTCAAGGGCATCAGCACCAAGCACATGACCATGGTCACCATGCCGGTGCAGTACGACCCGGCCGACCCCAACCGGGTCCTCCTGGAGAAGACGAAGGCCCAGCTGGTCTGGGACGCGTTGAAGAACGACCAGCCGATCCCGAGGACGGCCACGCAGGGCACGGCCACGGGAGAAGCCAAGGACGTAGTGAGCAGCTGA
- the rpmE gene encoding 50S ribosomal protein L31, which translates to MKRDIHPAYVETQVSCTCGASFTTRSTIESGTIRAEVCSECHPFYTGKQKILDTGGRVARFEARFGKAAAGSKK; encoded by the coding sequence TTGAAGCGCGACATCCACCCCGCGTACGTCGAGACGCAGGTCAGCTGCACCTGCGGCGCGTCGTTCACCACCCGTAGCACCATCGAGTCCGGCACCATCCGGGCCGAGGTCTGCTCCGAGTGCCACCCGTTCTACACGGGCAAGCAGAAGATCCTCGACACCGGTGGCCGTGTGGCCCGCTTCGAGGCCCGCTTCGGCAAGGCTGCCGCCGGCTCCAAGAAGTAG
- the prfA gene encoding peptide chain release factor 1, giving the protein MFEAVEELVAEHADLEKKLADPSVHADQANARKLNKRYAELTPIVGTYRSWKQAGDDIETARELAADDPDFAAEVKDLDKQREELTEKLRLLLVPRDPSDDKDVILEIKAGAGGDESALFAGDLLRMYLRYAERVGWKTEIIDATESELGGYKDVQVAVKTKGGQGATEPGQGVWARLKYEGGVHRVQRVPATESQGRIHTSAAGVLVTPEAEEVDVEINPNDLRIDVYRSSGPGGQSVNTTDSAVRITHLPTGVVASCQNEKSQLQNKEQALRILRSRLLAAAQEEAEREAADARRSQVRTVDRSEKIRTYNFPENRISDHRVGFKAYNLDQVLDGDLGAVIQACVDADSAAKLAAA; this is encoded by the coding sequence ATGTTCGAGGCCGTCGAGGAACTCGTCGCCGAGCACGCCGATCTGGAGAAGAAGCTCGCCGATCCGTCGGTCCACGCGGACCAGGCGAACGCGCGCAAGCTGAACAAGCGCTACGCCGAGCTGACCCCGATCGTCGGCACGTACCGCTCCTGGAAGCAGGCCGGCGACGACATCGAGACCGCGCGCGAGCTTGCCGCCGACGACCCCGACTTCGCCGCCGAGGTCAAGGACCTGGACAAGCAGCGCGAGGAGCTGACCGAGAAGCTGCGCCTGCTGCTCGTCCCGCGTGACCCGAGTGACGACAAGGACGTCATCCTGGAGATCAAGGCGGGCGCGGGCGGCGACGAGTCGGCGCTGTTCGCAGGCGATCTGCTGCGCATGTATCTGCGCTACGCCGAGCGCGTCGGCTGGAAGACCGAGATCATCGACGCCACCGAGTCCGAGCTGGGCGGGTACAAGGACGTCCAGGTCGCCGTGAAGACCAAGGGCGGTCAGGGCGCCACCGAGCCCGGCCAGGGCGTGTGGGCCCGGCTGAAGTACGAGGGCGGAGTGCACCGTGTGCAGCGCGTGCCCGCGACCGAGTCCCAGGGCCGTATCCACACCTCCGCCGCCGGTGTCCTCGTGACCCCCGAGGCCGAGGAGGTGGACGTCGAGATCAACCCGAACGACCTCCGCATCGACGTCTACCGGTCCTCCGGCCCGGGCGGCCAGTCCGTCAACACCACCGACTCCGCGGTGCGCATCACGCACCTGCCGACCGGAGTCGTCGCCTCCTGCCAGAACGAGAAGAGCCAGCTGCAGAACAAGGAGCAGGCGCTGCGTATCCTGCGCTCCAGGCTGCTCGCCGCGGCGCAGGAGGAGGCCGAGCGGGAGGCCGCCGACGCCCGCCGCAGCCAGGTCCGCACGGTCGACCGCTCCGAGAAGATCCGCACGTACAACTTCCCGGAGAACCGCATCTCGGACCACCGCGTCGGCTTCAAGGCGTACAACCTTGACCAGGTCCTGGACGGCGACCTCGGCGCGGTCATCCAGGCCTGCGTCGACGCCGACTCGGCGGCGAAGCTGGCAGCCGCATAA